One genomic window of Niveibacterium sp. SC-1 includes the following:
- the ntrC gene encoding nitrogen regulation protein NR(I): MNPIWIVDDDRSIRWVLEKALSRENIPHRSFTSATEALGELESGSTPPQVMVSDIRMPGESGLDLLQRVKARHPSLPVIIMTAYSDLDSAVAAFQGGAFEYLPKPFDVDQAVELVRRAIEESRQRGPVSEESAAVPEILGQAPSMQEVFRAIGRLSQSHATVMINGESGSGKELVARALHRHSPRRDAPFIAINTAAIPKDLLESELFGHERGAFTGANVQRRGRFEQADGGTLFLDEIGDMPAELQTRLLRVLSDGHFYRVGGHQPIKANVRVIAATHQNLETRVKDGLFREDLFHRLNVIRLRLPPLRERREDIPLLARHFLARSAQELGVEPKRLSEAALKYVQTLDFPGNVRQLENLCHWLTVMAPGQMVDVGDLPAELREQPARATAVSWIDGLSAEADRLLATQPGQVFDNLTREFEKTLIRRALNATGGRRVEAAQLLGIGRNTITRKIQELGMEAGE; the protein is encoded by the coding sequence ATGAACCCGATCTGGATTGTCGACGATGACCGTTCCATCCGCTGGGTGCTTGAAAAGGCACTCTCGCGCGAGAACATTCCCCATCGCAGCTTCACGTCCGCCACCGAAGCCCTGGGCGAGCTGGAATCCGGCAGCACGCCGCCGCAAGTCATGGTGTCCGACATCCGGATGCCAGGCGAATCCGGCCTGGATCTGCTCCAGCGCGTGAAGGCGCGGCATCCCTCGTTGCCGGTCATCATCATGACCGCCTACTCGGACCTGGACAGCGCCGTCGCGGCCTTCCAGGGTGGCGCCTTCGAATACCTGCCCAAGCCTTTCGATGTAGACCAGGCGGTCGAGCTGGTGCGGCGTGCAATCGAGGAATCGCGCCAGCGCGGGCCGGTGAGCGAAGAGTCCGCCGCCGTGCCGGAGATCCTCGGCCAGGCGCCGTCGATGCAAGAGGTCTTCCGCGCCATCGGCCGGCTCTCGCAGTCCCATGCCACCGTCATGATCAATGGCGAATCCGGCTCGGGCAAGGAGCTGGTGGCTCGCGCGCTGCATCGTCACAGCCCGCGGCGCGACGCACCCTTCATCGCGATCAACACGGCGGCGATCCCGAAGGACCTGCTCGAATCCGAGCTCTTCGGCCATGAGCGCGGTGCCTTCACCGGCGCCAACGTACAACGCCGTGGCCGCTTCGAGCAGGCCGATGGCGGCACGCTTTTCCTCGATGAAATCGGTGACATGCCGGCCGAGCTGCAGACCCGTCTGCTGCGCGTACTGTCCGACGGCCACTTCTACCGCGTCGGCGGCCATCAGCCGATCAAGGCCAATGTGCGCGTGATCGCGGCGACCCACCAGAACCTGGAAACGCGGGTCAAGGACGGGCTCTTCCGCGAGGACTTGTTCCACCGCCTCAACGTCATCCGCCTGCGCTTGCCGCCGCTGCGCGAACGGCGCGAGGACATCCCGCTGCTCGCCCGTCACTTCCTTGCGCGCAGCGCGCAGGAGCTGGGTGTCGAGCCCAAGCGCCTGTCCGAGGCCGCGCTCAAGTACGTGCAGACGCTGGATTTCCCGGGCAACGTACGCCAGTTGGAAAACCTCTGTCACTGGCTCACGGTCATGGCGCCGGGCCAGATGGTCGACGTGGGCGACCTGCCCGCCGAGCTGCGCGAGCAACCCGCTCGCGCCACCGCCGTGTCCTGGATAGACGGCCTCTCGGCCGAGGCCGACCGGCTGCTCGCCACCCAGCCCGGCCAGGTCTTCGACAATCTCACCCGCGAGTTCGAGAAGACCTTGATCCGGCGGGCGCTGAATGCGACCGGCGGACGCCGTGTGGAGGCCGCACAGCTGCTCGGGATCGGCCGCAACACGATTACCCGCAAGATCCAGGAACTCGGCATGGAAGCCGGCGAGTAA
- a CDS encoding biotin--[acetyl-CoA-carboxylase] ligase produces MALPFAVPAVTVATDSELSRVRTLLGARAARFDLAVLPQCASTNTLLAERASGGAPSGSVIWALEQTAGRGRRGRVWQSKAGDSLTFSLLWRFTTSSALAGLSLAVGLAVAQAMETLGARGVQLKWPNDIWLDGRKLGGILVELQQVGTRCAAIIGIGVNLQPPSAAGIDQEVAGLSQALQPVPEAAQVLAAILTSLGPVLDRFADEGFAPFQADWMARHALQAQAVRLVDDRTSLDAVCLGVDPEGALLLDVGGNVRRILGGDVSLRGAR; encoded by the coding sequence GTGGCTCTTCCCTTCGCCGTGCCAGCCGTGACCGTCGCCACCGACTCCGAACTCTCGCGCGTACGCACCCTGCTTGGCGCACGTGCGGCGCGCTTCGACCTCGCCGTGCTGCCGCAGTGCGCATCAACCAACACCTTGCTCGCCGAACGCGCCAGCGGCGGCGCTCCCTCCGGCTCGGTAATCTGGGCCCTGGAGCAGACCGCAGGCCGCGGCCGACGCGGCCGCGTCTGGCAAAGCAAGGCCGGCGACAGCCTCACCTTCTCGCTGCTCTGGCGCTTCACCACCAGCAGCGCGCTCGCCGGTCTCTCGCTGGCGGTCGGGCTGGCCGTGGCCCAGGCCATGGAGACCCTGGGTGCGCGTGGCGTGCAGCTCAAGTGGCCTAATGACATCTGGCTGGACGGCCGCAAGCTCGGCGGCATCCTCGTGGAGCTTCAGCAGGTAGGCACGCGCTGCGCGGCGATCATCGGCATCGGCGTGAATCTCCAGCCGCCGTCTGCGGCGGGCATCGACCAGGAAGTCGCGGGACTCTCGCAGGCGCTGCAGCCCGTGCCCGAGGCGGCGCAAGTGCTGGCCGCGATCCTCACCTCACTGGGTCCCGTGCTGGACCGCTTCGCCGACGAAGGTTTCGCGCCCTTTCAGGCCGACTGGATGGCGCGCCACGCACTCCAGGCCCAGGCGGTGCGGCTTGTCGACGACCGCACTAGCCTCGACGCGGTCTGCCTCGGCGTCGATCCCGAGGGCGCCCTGCTGCTCGACGTCGGCGGCAACGTGCGGCGGATTCTGGGCGGAGACGTCTCCCTGCGAGGCGCGCGCTGA
- the purU gene encoding formyltetrahydrofolate deformylase: MHSQRFYTLTASCPDRVGIVARVSNFIAEHGGWILETNLHADRESERYFMRIEVKADSLPFLLAEFRERFRPIAEEFGMDWKINDSAVKKRVVVLVSKQEHCLYDLLARWQSKELDIEIPCVISNHDTFRGFVEWHGIPFHHVPVTAENKASAYAEVQRIFDDVRGDTMVLARYMQVLSPELCSAYPGRILNIHHSFLPSFVGAKPYHQAYARGVKLIGATCHYVTADLDQGPIIDQDVIRVDHSDSIEDMVRYGKDIEKAVLARGLRYHLEDRVLVHGNKTVVFR, encoded by the coding sequence ATGCATAGCCAACGTTTCTACACGCTCACCGCCTCCTGCCCCGACCGCGTGGGCATCGTCGCGCGCGTTTCCAACTTCATCGCCGAGCACGGCGGCTGGATCCTGGAAACCAATCTGCATGCCGACCGCGAGAGCGAGCGCTATTTCATGCGCATCGAGGTCAAGGCCGATTCGCTGCCCTTCCTCCTCGCCGAATTCCGCGAGCGCTTCCGCCCGATCGCCGAAGAGTTCGGCATGGACTGGAAGATCAACGACAGCGCGGTGAAGAAGCGCGTGGTGGTGCTGGTGAGCAAGCAGGAGCACTGCCTCTACGACCTGCTCGCGCGCTGGCAGAGCAAGGAACTCGACATCGAGATCCCCTGCGTGATCTCCAACCACGACACCTTCCGTGGTTTCGTCGAGTGGCATGGCATCCCCTTCCATCACGTGCCCGTGACGGCGGAGAACAAGGCCAGCGCCTACGCCGAAGTGCAACGCATCTTCGACGACGTGCGCGGTGACACCATGGTGCTCGCACGCTACATGCAGGTGCTCTCGCCCGAGCTGTGCTCGGCCTACCCGGGACGCATCCTCAACATCCACCACAGCTTCCTGCCCAGCTTCGTCGGCGCCAAGCCCTATCACCAGGCCTATGCGCGCGGCGTAAAGCTGATCGGCGCGACCTGCCACTACGTCACCGCCGATCTCGACCAGGGCCCGATCATCGACCAGGACGTGATTCGTGTGGACCACTCCGACTCGATCGAAGACATGGTTCGCTACGGCAAGGACATCGAGAAGGCGGTGCTCGCCCGCGGCCTGCGCTACCACCTCGAAGACCGCGTGCTGGTGCACGGGAACAAGACCGTGGTCTTCCGCTGA
- a CDS encoding C13 family peptidase, whose protein sequence is MRKPGSMILLAVLSLMLAACQTLKPDSPEMRAQSDALLQAQFAETLKLGKTPKVWVATFILNSESVAPNGGRMNFEESARAVQSSFAETGLPVAALRLSNAVSLGSLGYPFATRESIAQTVYWIGAHRGPQDKVVLAFASHGAPEMLEVRIGTDNWNPITADWLDNTLVELHDAPTVVLVDACYSGSFLRPLADDQRVIVAAAAADKVSFSVNAPEWGLSGSVFVQSLFPRRTEIGDQNLVQMMETARQRVFTLETDVKAVFNGAYVHSMPQWSVGQDAAFASMPIRDWLKPAPVALQAP, encoded by the coding sequence ATGCGTAAGCCGGGATCGATGATCCTCCTCGCCGTTCTGAGCCTGATGCTGGCGGCCTGCCAGACCCTGAAGCCAGACAGCCCCGAGATGCGGGCGCAGAGCGACGCGCTGCTGCAAGCGCAGTTTGCCGAGACACTCAAGCTCGGTAAGACACCCAAAGTCTGGGTGGCCACCTTCATCCTGAATTCCGAATCGGTTGCGCCCAATGGCGGACGGATGAACTTCGAGGAAAGTGCTCGTGCCGTGCAGAGCAGCTTCGCCGAGACCGGTTTGCCGGTTGCGGCCCTGCGCCTCTCCAACGCGGTGAGCCTCGGCTCGCTCGGATACCCCTTCGCCACACGCGAGTCGATCGCGCAGACGGTGTATTGGATTGGCGCGCACCGCGGCCCGCAGGACAAGGTCGTCCTGGCCTTTGCAAGCCATGGCGCGCCCGAAATGCTGGAGGTGCGTATCGGCACCGATAACTGGAACCCGATCACGGCCGACTGGCTCGACAACACGCTTGTCGAGCTCCACGATGCGCCGACGGTGGTGCTGGTGGATGCGTGCTACAGCGGTAGCTTCCTGCGGCCCTTGGCCGACGATCAACGCGTGATAGTGGCCGCGGCGGCGGCCGACAAGGTCTCTTTCTCGGTCAATGCGCCGGAATGGGGACTGTCGGGGAGCGTCTTCGTCCAGAGCCTGTTCCCGCGACGCACGGAGATCGGTGACCAGAACCTTGTGCAGATGATGGAGACCGCGCGCCAGCGCGTCTTCACGCTGGAGACGGATGTGAAGGCGGTGTTCAACGGCGCCTATGTGCATTCGATGCCGCAATGGTCGGTGGGCCAGGATGCCGCCTTCGCGTCGATGCCGATTCGCGACTGGCTCAAGCCGGCGCCGGTGGCCCTGCAGGCGCCCTGA
- a CDS encoding type III pantothenate kinase, translated as MHLLIDAGNTRIKFGWHDGRQWVCREDIAHDALDAVSFSRFGPVQRVVIAHVASEAIRSRLQVLLTGWEDHTEWLRPDAERCGLSNGYAAPERLGADRWAAAIGAWSRLRRACVVVSAGTATTVDAIDETGRFRGGLILPGHGLMLRALAGGTADLPLAEGQCVDFPLNTHDAIETGIRYAQSGAVERFRSQMPFGTPVVLSGGSASALAPLIAPPRIDIPNLVLEGLLQIARSD; from the coding sequence ATGCACCTGCTGATCGACGCCGGCAACACCCGCATCAAGTTCGGCTGGCACGACGGCCGGCAATGGGTCTGTCGCGAAGACATCGCGCACGACGCGCTGGACGCGGTGAGCTTCTCGCGCTTCGGCCCGGTACAGCGCGTGGTGATCGCCCATGTCGCCTCCGAAGCGATCCGCTCCCGCCTGCAGGTCCTGCTCACCGGCTGGGAGGACCACACCGAATGGCTACGCCCCGACGCCGAACGTTGCGGGCTTTCCAACGGCTATGCGGCGCCGGAACGCCTGGGGGCCGACCGCTGGGCGGCCGCCATTGGCGCCTGGAGCCGCCTGCGCCGCGCCTGCGTGGTGGTGTCTGCCGGCACGGCCACCACCGTGGATGCGATCGACGAGACCGGGCGATTCCGCGGCGGCCTGATCCTGCCGGGCCACGGCCTGATGTTGCGGGCGCTGGCCGGCGGCACCGCCGACCTCCCGCTGGCCGAGGGCCAGTGCGTGGACTTCCCGCTCAACACGCATGACGCGATCGAGACCGGCATCCGCTACGCGCAGTCCGGCGCGGTGGAGCGCTTCCGCAGCCAGATGCCTTTCGGCACGCCGGTCGTACTCTCCGGCGGTTCGGCCTCAGCCCTGGCGCCGCTGATCGCGCCACCGCGCATCGACATCCCCAATCTCGTGCTGGAAGGCCTGCTGCAGATCGCCCGCAGCGACTGA
- a CDS encoding flavin prenyltransferase UbiX, which translates to MAAPRRIALALTGASGMPYGMRLLECLLQAGARVELLYSQVAQIVARQEMDLALPSRAPEVQALLCERFGVSPERLAVYGREEWFAPLASGSNPADAMVICPCTMGTLASIAAGLSSNLIERAADVCLKEGKPLILVPRETPFSTLHLENMLRLSRMGVVILPPNPGFYTHPQSVQDLVDFVVARILDRLGVAHALHARWGEAQDEANGAE; encoded by the coding sequence ATGGCTGCTCCCCGACGTATCGCGCTCGCGCTCACTGGCGCTTCCGGCATGCCCTACGGCATGCGCCTGCTCGAATGCCTGCTGCAGGCGGGCGCGCGAGTGGAGTTGCTGTACTCGCAAGTGGCGCAGATCGTCGCGCGGCAGGAGATGGATCTCGCGCTGCCTTCGCGGGCACCCGAGGTGCAGGCCCTGCTCTGCGAGCGCTTCGGCGTGTCGCCCGAGCGGCTCGCGGTCTATGGTCGCGAGGAGTGGTTCGCGCCGCTGGCCTCGGGTAGCAATCCCGCGGATGCGATGGTGATCTGCCCCTGCACCATGGGCACCCTGGCGAGCATCGCCGCCGGCCTGTCCTCGAACCTGATCGAGCGTGCGGCGGATGTCTGCCTCAAGGAAGGCAAGCCGTTGATCCTGGTGCCGCGCGAGACGCCGTTCTCCACCCTGCATCTGGAGAACATGCTGCGTCTGTCGCGCATGGGCGTGGTGATCCTGCCGCCGAACCCGGGCTTCTACACCCATCCGCAGAGCGTGCAGGACCTGGTGGATTTCGTGGTCGCACGCATTCTCGACCGGCTAGGCGTGGCGCATGCCCTGCATGCACGCTGGGGCGAGGCGCAGGACGAAGCGAACGGCGCCGAGTAG
- a CDS encoding nucleotidyltransferase family protein, with product MSPPPVWGVLLAAGEGRRFRAAGGGDKLMHPDADGVPLALACARRLRAALQPDRGDRVLVVVRPGKDVLRRLLEDEGFAVLASPASERGMGASLASAMAVLPADAPFMVALADMPCIAPGSYIGVRDALRAGASLVQPRHADRPGHPVGFAGRWQVELAGLDGDVGARGLLQAHAAEVLGLAVDDPGILRDVDLPTQLATPA from the coding sequence GTGAGCCCGCCACCGGTCTGGGGCGTCCTGCTCGCGGCCGGGGAGGGGCGGCGTTTCCGCGCCGCCGGCGGCGGCGACAAGCTCATGCATCCCGACGCGGACGGCGTCCCCTTGGCACTGGCCTGCGCGCGACGCCTGCGCGCCGCGTTGCAGCCGGACCGCGGCGATCGTGTACTGGTGGTCGTGCGGCCCGGCAAGGACGTCCTCCGACGCCTGCTGGAGGACGAAGGCTTCGCGGTGCTCGCCAGCCCCGCGTCTGAACGCGGCATGGGTGCAAGCCTGGCCTCGGCCATGGCGGTCCTGCCGGCCGATGCGCCCTTCATGGTCGCCCTGGCCGACATGCCCTGCATCGCGCCGGGCAGCTATATCGGCGTGCGCGACGCCCTGCGCGCTGGCGCCTCCCTGGTCCAGCCGCGTCATGCGGACCGGCCGGGCCATCCGGTCGGCTTTGCCGGCCGCTGGCAGGTCGAGCTCGCCGGGCTGGACGGCGACGTCGGTGCGCGCGGGCTGCTCCAGGCCCACGCCGCGGAGGTGCTGGGACTGGCGGTGGACGACCCGGGCATCCTGCGGGACGTCGATCTGCCGACCCAGCTCGCTACGCCCGCTTGA
- the thrH gene encoding bifunctional phosphoserine phosphatase/homoserine phosphotransferase ThrH gives MKIVCLDMEGVLVPEIWIEFAQRTGIDALRRTTRDEPDYDKLMKFRLGLLAEHKLGLPDIQAVIAEMGPMDGAKDFVDGLREDYQVVILSDTFYEFAKPLMQQMGMPTLFCHRLEADASGMLVNYHLRMPDQKRAAVKAFQGLNFKVIAAGDSYNDTAMLGQAEAGILMHPPENVVREFPQYPVARSYEELRRYIDEAAARI, from the coding sequence GTGAAGATCGTCTGTCTTGATATGGAAGGCGTGCTCGTTCCGGAAATCTGGATCGAGTTTGCCCAGCGCACCGGTATCGACGCCCTGCGTCGCACGACCCGCGATGAACCCGACTACGACAAGCTGATGAAATTCCGCCTCGGCCTCCTGGCCGAGCACAAGCTGGGTCTGCCCGACATCCAGGCGGTGATTGCCGAGATGGGCCCGATGGACGGCGCCAAGGATTTCGTGGACGGCCTGCGCGAGGACTACCAGGTGGTGATCCTCTCCGACACCTTCTACGAATTCGCCAAGCCGCTGATGCAGCAGATGGGCATGCCCACGCTGTTCTGCCACCGCCTCGAAGCCGATGCGAGCGGCATGCTGGTGAACTACCACCTGCGCATGCCCGACCAGAAGCGCGCCGCCGTGAAGGCCTTCCAGGGCCTGAACTTCAAGGTGATCGCCGCGGGCGACTCCTACAACGACACCGCGATGCTGGGCCAGGCCGAGGCCGGCATCCTCATGCATCCGCCCGAGAACGTCGTGCGCGAGTTCCCGCAATACCCGGTGGCGCGCAGCTATGAAGAGCTGCGCCGCTACATCGACGAGGCGGCCGCCCGCATCTGA
- a CDS encoding carbonic anhydrase family protein, whose product MSRLLPAALLCAAFPAIAADWTEISREQGRTVELDRASVLVSDAGTKVAWGRITLSKGEAAGAGYAAIHVLNRYDCRSQTFITIKRVYQDAAGLTLREEPSTSQTPVRIQPNSLDDRFYKQVCKPVTVSELGRIANAAMGRAEQPSRLQLAKEEVTTDLPPEMPKPRTRHAPNFPPVETQSAPATMNSPAAANHAAPAMPAALPRGSEPVRVYSPPMRRAPPPKAAAVAPARASEPVHWSYEGEGGPARWGSLQPEFAVCAKGQRQSPIDIHDGIKVELDPLQLDYKPSYFRIADNGHSIQANVGSGLFLKVMGHSYELQQIHFHRPAEERIDGRSFEMSAHLVHKDLDGRLAVIAVLIERGNANPLVQTLWNNLPLEKYESYSPSVPINPTDLLPADPRYYTYMGSLTTPPCTEGVLWMVMKQPVQLSPEQIAIFSRFYSNNARPVQPLDGRTIKESR is encoded by the coding sequence ATGTCACGCCTCCTGCCCGCTGCGCTGCTGTGCGCCGCGTTCCCTGCCATTGCCGCCGACTGGACGGAGATTTCGCGCGAGCAGGGTCGGACGGTGGAACTGGACCGGGCCAGTGTGCTGGTGTCCGACGCCGGGACGAAGGTGGCCTGGGGCCGCATCACGCTGTCCAAGGGCGAGGCGGCCGGTGCGGGCTACGCCGCAATCCACGTGCTCAACCGCTACGACTGCCGCAGCCAGACCTTCATCACCATCAAGCGGGTGTATCAGGATGCCGCCGGCCTGACCCTGCGCGAAGAGCCGTCCACCAGCCAGACGCCGGTGCGCATCCAGCCCAACAGCCTGGATGACCGCTTCTACAAGCAGGTGTGCAAGCCGGTGACCGTGTCGGAGCTCGGGCGCATTGCCAACGCGGCGATGGGCCGCGCGGAACAGCCTTCCCGACTGCAACTGGCGAAGGAGGAGGTCACCACTGACCTGCCGCCCGAGATGCCGAAGCCGCGTACCCGGCACGCGCCCAACTTCCCGCCGGTCGAGACGCAGTCCGCGCCCGCGACGATGAACAGCCCGGCCGCGGCGAACCACGCTGCGCCTGCCATGCCTGCGGCCCTGCCACGCGGCAGCGAGCCGGTCCGCGTCTATTCGCCCCCGATGCGCCGCGCGCCGCCACCCAAGGCGGCGGCCGTCGCGCCCGCGCGCGCTTCGGAGCCGGTGCATTGGAGCTATGAAGGCGAAGGCGGCCCCGCGCGCTGGGGCAGCCTGCAACCCGAATTTGCCGTCTGCGCCAAGGGCCAGCGCCAATCGCCGATCGACATCCACGACGGCATCAAGGTCGAACTCGATCCGCTGCAACTGGATTACAAGCCGAGCTACTTCCGCATCGCCGACAACGGCCACAGCATCCAGGCCAACGTGGGCAGCGGGCTCTTCCTCAAGGTGATGGGCCACAGCTACGAGCTGCAGCAGATCCACTTCCACCGCCCGGCGGAGGAACGGATCGACGGTCGCAGCTTCGAGATGTCCGCGCACCTGGTGCACAAGGACCTGGACGGGCGCCTCGCGGTGATCGCGGTGCTGATCGAGCGCGGCAACGCCAACCCGCTGGTGCAGACCCTGTGGAACAACCTGCCGCTGGAGAAGTACGAGTCGTATTCACCCAGCGTGCCGATCAACCCGACAGACCTCCTACCGGCCGATCCGCGCTACTACACCTACATGGGCTCGCTCACCACGCCGCCCTGTACCGAAGGTGTGCTGTGGATGGTGATGAAACAGCCGGTCCAGCTCTCGCCGGAGCAGATCGCGATCTTCAGCCGCTTCTACAGCA
- a CDS encoding XdhC family protein, translating into MDAVDLDVLRDAARWLEAGHGTVLVTVLRTWGSSPRPPGALMALRDDGRVSGSVSGGCIEDALIGDIHEAGLEALTPAGLPRLRRFGGDADSAQRFGLPCGGSLELVLEPLGPASRIPELVARLAARELVRRELDLATGQIRIGPAAAREEFRFDARRLIAVMGPRYRLLVIGAGQLSRYLCETALGLGFDITVCDPRDSYADNWHLSGVELTRAMPDDVVQVMKLDERSAVVALTHDPKLDDLAILDALHTPAFYVGALGSRANNAARRARLREHFGLAEAVLERLRGPAGLYIGSRTPPEIALSILAEIIAVRNGVRLPPQMDVGEAKNAQPGLAPSAVCGDVLA; encoded by the coding sequence ATGGACGCTGTGGATCTGGACGTTCTGCGCGATGCGGCACGCTGGCTGGAGGCCGGCCACGGCACCGTACTCGTCACCGTGCTGCGGACCTGGGGCTCCTCCCCGCGGCCCCCGGGCGCGCTGATGGCCCTGCGCGACGATGGCCGCGTCAGTGGCTCGGTCTCCGGTGGCTGCATCGAGGATGCGCTGATCGGCGACATCCACGAGGCGGGGCTGGAGGCGCTCACTCCAGCAGGCCTGCCGCGCCTGCGCCGTTTTGGTGGCGACGCCGACAGCGCACAGCGCTTCGGCCTGCCCTGCGGTGGCAGTCTGGAGCTGGTGCTGGAACCGCTTGGCCCCGCCAGCCGCATCCCCGAGCTCGTTGCTCGCCTGGCCGCGCGCGAGCTGGTGCGGCGCGAGCTGGACCTGGCCACCGGCCAGATCCGGATCGGACCCGCCGCAGCGCGCGAGGAATTCCGTTTCGACGCGCGGCGACTGATCGCCGTGATGGGCCCGCGCTACCGCCTGCTCGTGATCGGCGCCGGACAGCTCTCGCGCTATCTGTGCGAGACGGCCCTGGGCCTGGGTTTCGACATCACCGTCTGCGATCCGCGCGACTCCTATGCCGACAACTGGCACTTGTCCGGCGTCGAACTGACCCGTGCGATGCCCGACGACGTGGTGCAGGTGATGAAGCTCGACGAACGCAGCGCCGTCGTCGCCCTGACCCACGATCCCAAGCTCGACGACCTCGCCATCCTCGACGCCCTGCACACGCCAGCCTTCTACGTGGGCGCCCTGGGCTCGCGCGCCAACAACGCCGCCCGCCGCGCCCGCCTGCGCGAGCACTTCGGCCTCGCGGAGGCCGTTCTGGAACGCCTGCGTGGGCCAGCCGGCCTCTACATCGGCAGCCGTACCCCGCCGGAGATTGCGCTTTCCATCCTGGCCGAGATCATTGCCGTGCGGAACGGCGTGCGCCTGCCGCCGCAGATGGACGTGGGCGAGGCCAAGAACGCGCAGCCCGGGCTCGCGCCCTCCGCGGTCTGCGGCGACGTGCTGGCGTGA